One part of the Gammaproteobacteria bacterium genome encodes these proteins:
- a CDS encoding iron-containing redox enzyme family protein: MQLLESPDLDEQARAWSAPVHAFEQALCRAPGVAYDEFRPGREAAHLFLQRVLYRIYRLNLFWYDDLASYTNERSVYLFEVRARIEAAWQPWERAQVRALERDADIAQVLVTRAAADLDPPFSADDYYFRDQMTVEGYRHLLAIASLDGLVEASQLSRILGGAANPIHARLTRLLLEEYGFGHLERKHSSYFTTMLQAANMSIEPEHYLALVPWEVLALTNQSFLFSEQRRYFLRYIGGLLYFETAVPAAFRHYQAAAKRLGFAEDGRAYWNLHIHADERHGRWMLHDVALPLVEQYSQDAWQMVWGYDQQRNMSARAGKAVVRAVRKAQQSHGGAR; encoded by the coding sequence ATGCAACTGCTGGAAAGCCCGGACCTGGACGAGCAGGCGCGCGCTTGGTCAGCACCCGTGCATGCCTTCGAGCAGGCGCTGTGTAGAGCGCCTGGCGTTGCATACGATGAATTCAGGCCGGGACGCGAGGCTGCGCATCTGTTTCTACAGCGTGTGCTGTATCGCATCTATCGCCTGAATCTGTTCTGGTACGACGATCTGGCTAGTTACACCAACGAACGTTCGGTTTATCTGTTTGAGGTACGTGCGCGTATCGAAGCAGCCTGGCAGCCGTGGGAACGGGCGCAGGTGCGGGCGCTTGAGCGTGACGCCGATATCGCTCAGGTTCTTGTCACACGCGCCGCAGCCGATTTGGATCCGCCCTTCTCCGCCGACGATTATTATTTCCGCGATCAGATGACTGTCGAAGGTTATCGGCATTTGCTCGCAATCGCGTCGCTGGACGGGCTGGTGGAAGCGAGTCAGCTCTCGCGCATCCTTGGGGGCGCTGCCAACCCCATACACGCGCGACTCACGCGTCTGCTGCTGGAGGAATACGGCTTCGGACATCTGGAGCGCAAGCACTCGTCGTATTTCACCACAATGCTGCAAGCGGCGAACATGAGCATCGAGCCGGAACATTATCTGGCGCTGGTGCCGTGGGAGGTACTGGCGCTCACCAACCAGAGCTTCCTGTTCTCGGAACAGCGACGCTATTTTCTGCGGTACATCGGCGGTCTGCTGTATTTCGAGACAGCTGTGCCGGCCGCCTTCCGGCATTATCAAGCGGCAGCCAAAAGGCTGGGCTTTGCCGAGGATGGCCGCGCCTACTGGAACCTGCATATCCATGCGGACGAGCGACACGGACGCTGGATGCTGCACGACGTGGCTCTACCGCTGGTGGAACAATATTCGCAGGACGCCTGGCAAATGGTGTGGGGCTACGATCAGCAGCGCAACATGAGCGCGCGTGCCGGTAAAGCGGTTGTGCGTGCGGTGCGGAAAGCCCAGCAGTCACACGGCGGTGCGCGTTGA
- a CDS encoding glutamate--cysteine ligase: MGQEIDTPVFEARHLDQFRSRLARETRLLATWERAGSLSQRGPVGGFELEAWLVDDDFAPALRNQRFMQAMHDPQVALELARFNVEFNNRPRPLSGHALRDMARELEVIWARGVKAATSCGARLLSIGILPTLQARHLGIDALTPMNRYYALNEQVMRLR, translated from the coding sequence GTGGGTCAGGAAATCGATACGCCGGTATTTGAGGCGCGGCACCTCGATCAATTCAGATCGCGTCTGGCGCGGGAGACACGGTTGCTTGCCACATGGGAGCGAGCCGGTAGCTTATCGCAGCGCGGTCCAGTGGGCGGGTTCGAGCTGGAGGCGTGGCTGGTCGATGACGATTTCGCCCCTGCATTGCGCAACCAACGCTTCATGCAGGCCATGCACGATCCGCAGGTCGCGCTAGAGCTGGCGCGCTTCAACGTCGAATTCAACAATCGGCCTCGCCCGCTATCCGGCCATGCCCTGCGCGATATGGCGCGCGAACTCGAGGTTATATGGGCGCGCGGGGTCAAAGCGGCCACATCATGCGGCGCGCGGCTGCTGAGCATCGGCATTTTACCAACCCTGCAAGCGCGGCACCTTGGCATCGACGCGCTCACCCCGATGAACCGCTATTACGCGCTCAACGAGCAGGTGATGCGTTTGCGTCA